Proteins encoded within one genomic window of Rhododendron vialii isolate Sample 1 chromosome 1a, ASM3025357v1:
- the LOC131306677 gene encoding pentatricopeptide repeat-containing protein At3g14730 — MRYPGGANLKILIASLQACAQTNNLTRGKEIHTFMLRNGFLLTSPLPTTSLINMYSKCNSMTHALTLFDTSSTHHRNVFAYNAIVAGFIANGMPRSALEFYRGMQFSGVTPDKFTFPCVIKACSDVNECLEGRKVHGLVFKFGLEWDVFVGSALVHLYLRFGFAEEAYQVFDELPVRDVVLWNAMINGFAQTGQFGLALEVYKEMGEEGVTPNKFTVTGILSAISMMGDLNNGRAIHGFVVKMGYDSGVAVMNALVDMYGKCKCLRDALKIFEMIPEKDIFSWNSILCVHEQCGDHRGTLGLLDSMLRAGVKPDLVTVTTILPACAHLAALMHGREIHSYMIINGLEKDDDGSFDDVYVKNAVMDMYAKCGSMREAHLVFNKMSYKDVASWNIMIMGYGMHGFGSRALDMFSNMCEAELKPDEVTFVGVLSACSHVGLVSQGQKFLAQMDSLYGVVPTIEHYTCVIDMLGRAGQLEEAYELVSTMPIEASSVVWRAFLAACRLHGNAALAEVPAQQVLELEPEHCGNHVLMSNVYGAVGRYEEVSEVRLTMRQQNVRKEPGCSWIELGDGVHSFVTSDRRHPEDYLIYAGLNSLNAHLYEGGSMPSVYQDIL; from the coding sequence ATGCGATACCCAGGTGGGGCGAATTTGAAAATACTGATAGCCTCACTACAAGCATGTGCCCAAACCAATAACCTCACCAGAGGCAAAGAAATCCACACCTTCATGCTCAGAAACGGCTTCCTCCTAACCTCCCCTCTACCCACAACCAGCCTCATCAACATGTACTCCAAGTGCAATTCCATGACCCATGCCTTGACCCTCTTCGACACATCGTCCACCCATCACCGTAACGTGTTCGCTTACAACGCCATCGTAGCCGGTTTCATTGCCAACGGCATGCCCAGATCCGCGCTGGAGTTTTACCGAGGAATGCAGTTTTCGGGTGTTACGCCGGACAAGTTCACGTTTCCCTGTGTGATCAAGGCCTGTTCAGATGTTAATGAGTGTTTAGAGGGTAGGAAGGTTCATGGGTTGGTGTTTAAATTTGGGTTGGAGTGGGATGTGTTTGTTGGAAGTGCCTTGGTTCATTTGTATTTGAGATTTGGATTCGCGGAAGAAGCATATCAAGTGTTCGACGAATTGCCTGTGAGAGATGTTGTGCTGTGGAACGCAATGATTAATGGGTTTGCGCAGACTGGGCAGTTTGGTTTGGCACTGGAGGTTTATAAGGAGATGGGAGAAGAAGGGGTCACACCAAATAAATTTACAGTGACAGGAATTTTATCAGCTATTTCCATGATGGGAGACCTTAACAATGGCAGGGCAATCCATGGGTTTGTGGTCAAAATGGGTTATGATTCCGGTGTTGCGGTTATGAATGCGTTGGTTGATATGTACGGGAAATGCAAGTGCCTCAGGGATGCGTTGAAGATTTTTGAGATGATTCCTGAGAAGGATATATTTTCGTGGAATTCGATATTATGTGTTCACGAACAGTGCGGTGATCATCGTGGAACTTTGGGGCTCTTAGATAGCATGTTACGTGCTGGGGTTAAACCTGATCTGGTGACAGTCACTACCATCTTACCAGCTTGCGCTCATTTGGCAGCCTTGATGCATGGTAGGGAGATTCATAGTTACATGATCATTAATGGGTTGGAAAAGGATGATGATGGAAGTTTCGATGACGTTTATGTTAAAAATGCTGTTATGGATATGTACGCAAAATGCGGGAGCATGAGGGAGGCTCATTTAGTATTCAATAAGATGAGCTACAAAGATGTGGCATCCTGGAACATCATGATCATGGGGTATGGCATGCATGGATTTGGTAGTAGGGCGCTAGACATGTTCTCCAACATGTGTGAGGCTGAGTTGAAGCCTGACGAGGTCACCTTTGTGGGAGTTTTATCAGCGTGCAGCCACGTAGGTCTTGTGAGCCAAGGACAAAAGTTTCTTGCTCAAATGGATTCACTATATGGAGTTGTTCCAACCATTGAACATTACACATGCGTGATCGACATGCTTGGTAGGGCTGGGCAGCTTGAGGAGGCTTATGAACTCGTGTCAACTATGCCAATAGAGGCCAGCTCAGTGGTATGGAGGGCTTTCCTAGCAGCTTGTCGACTCCATGGAAATGCAGCTTTGGCTGAGGTTCCTGCACAGCAGGTACTTGAGCTTGAACCAGAGCACTGTGGAAATCATGTGTTGATGTCTAACGTTTATGGTGCAGTTGGTCGATATGAGGAGGTATCCGAAGTGAGACTTACGATGAGGCAACAAAATGTGAGAAAGGAACCAGGTTGTAGTTGGATTGAGCTTGGTGATGGTGTGCACAGTTTTGTTACCAGTGACCGGAGACATCCCGAGGACTACCTGATTTATGCTGGATTGAATTCATTAAATGCTCACTTGTATGAGGGTGGATCTATGCCTAGTGTCTACCAGGACATTTTGTAA